The following DNA comes from Cellulomonas soli.
CGCCGCGTCAACCTGCAGCGTGCGGTGCTCGAGGCACGCGGCGAGGACCACGTGAAGGTGCTCGGCCTGGGCGACCTGTACGCCGAGCTCACCGAGCGGACCGCCGCGTTCGGCTGGGGTGAGGGCGTGCGCAACCGGCGCCCCCCGGTCAACGTGAACGCCGGGTACGGGTTCGTGTTCGTCTCGCACGTCGGCACGGTGCACCCCAGCGGGTTCCTGCCCGTCGGCGCCGGCGACGTGCACGACACCCCGCTGCCGGAGATCTACCGCACGTCCGAGCTGTTCACCGGCCTGCGGGACTCCTCGCAGCTGCAGGGTCGGTGCGGCGAGTGCGAGTTCTCCCGGGTCTGCGGCGGATCGCGTTCGCGCGCCTACGCGACGACAGGCGACCCGTACGCGTCCGACCCGCTGTGCGGGTACCAGCCGGGGTCGTTCCCGTACCCGGAGGACGTGGCGGCGCTGCTCGCCTCCTGACGGCAATCTCGACGGCAGTCCCGACGGCAGGCATGGGCTTCGCGCGGGCGTGAGCACCGGGTCTGCACGCAGCCCACGCACGACGTCCCCGCCGAGCTGGCACGGACCGCGGGGCCGACCCCTAGCGTCGGGGCAGGAGGTGCCGATCCGATGCCCGACCTGCCCGACCTCGCAGCCGTCAGTGCCGTGCGTGCCGCGCCCCGCAGCCGCGGCCCGCTGCTGGCCGCCCTCGCGCTGACGCTCGTCGCCGGGGTCGCGACGACACGTCTCCCGGCATCCGCCGGCGCCGTGGGCGACTCGGCCGGGGACGGGCTGTACGCCGTGGCGGTCTGGCTCGTCCTCGCCCTGCTCGCACCTCGGACCCGGACCCTGGTGCTGACGTCGACGGCCTTCGGCCTCTGCGCGCTCGTCGAGCTCGCGCAGCTGACCGGAGGGCCGGCCGCGGTGGTCGATGCGTTCCCGCCCGCGCGGTACCTGCTGGGCACGACGTTCGTCGCGACCGACCTGCTCGCGTACGCGGTCGGCTCGCTCGCCGCGACGGCGCTCGACCTGCGGCTGCCCCGGCGGGCGCCGGTCAGCGCTCCAGGGTGAAGCGGACCGTGCGCCCCGTCACGGAGACGTCGGTCAGGCGGACACGGACGGCCTCGCCGAGCGGCAGCCCCTCCCCTCCGACACGGGCACGC
Coding sequences within:
- a CDS encoding ribosomal maturation YjgA family protein, translated to MPDLPDLAAVSAVRAAPRSRGPLLAALALTLVAGVATTRLPASAGAVGDSAGDGLYAVAVWLVLALLAPRTRTLVLTSTAFGLCALVELAQLTGGPAAVVDAFPPARYLLGTTFVATDLLAYAVGSLAATALDLRLPRRAPVSAPG